The Arachis ipaensis cultivar K30076 chromosome B05, Araip1.1, whole genome shotgun sequence nucleotide sequence AATAAGGTTTGTCAGCTCATGCAGCAGCCTTGAAAGCCACActagaaaactttaaaacatATCCTTTGGTACCGTCAAGGATCAGTTACTTTGGGCTTGAATCTTCAACTAGCATCTTCTTTCAAGCTTGCCGGTTACACTGACTCAGATTGGGTCTCAGACATTGAAGGTCGAAAGTCCACCTCTGATTTTTGTGTTTACTTCGGATCGAACTTAATTTCTTGGTTCTCCAGGAAGCAAGCTTCAGTCTCTCGCAGCAGCACAGAGGTTGAGTACAAAGGGGTGTGCAACTTAGCCACTGAACTACTTGCTAACAAGAAACTTTTGTTTGAAATTCACATTACACTGCTTGTTCCTATGATATACTGTGATAATTAAGGAGTAGTGCTCATAGCAGCCAATTTGGTGCAATACTCATAGTCTAAATATTTGAGTTTGATCTTCATTTTTTAAAAGATCATGTTACAAAAAGAAGACTGCAAATCACTCATATTCTTAGTGATGCTCAGGTGGTAGACATTATAACTAAAACTGTCTCTTTCACCAAATTTCTAGAGTTTTATAACAAATTTAGGTTGTAGAATTTTAACATTTTAAGTTTGAGAGAGGATAAAAAGAGTAAAATATAGATAACTTGTAATTAGCTATTAATAATCTGCATAACTAATAACTAGTTATAATTAGTAGAGtgtatataaatacattaaaTTTATAATTCTTATATTCAAaatcttctcttcatctctctctctctactaGAATCTAATTCTTTCACCTATCAATATCAACTCTATGATACCTTTGAAATTCTTTTACTGTAATGCAATTTTGAGTAATCTCTTTTTTTTGGGTGACTTTTTTGTGTGTGACTTTTGAGTAATCTCCTTtacacaacaacaataataataataataatatatttgagTAGTTAAAAATGAtgatatattattaaaaaatagtaACAAATATTTGATATAAGTTTAATAGACGAAATGTATACGATATACCACATTTAAAACATTGTATACATTTTATGAATTATATCATTCGCATCTTCAATGTCCTAGATGTGTCACTTTGATATAGAATTCCATGGATATAAtgtattataaattaaaattttaattattttgttcgtatttttagttttattgaatttttaattattagatctctatattttttttattgagtttttaattatatcaaattttataattaagttttTATCATAACAAAAACGTTAgaattaatagaatattctgttaaataaaCGAATATGTCTAACACTTAATTAAATATTAGGTATAGTTTAACATAATATTTCATTAATTTCAATGTTTTTGTTATAGTaggaatttaattataaaatctgaTATGATATAAAGATTTAAGTGAAAATTTAGTGAAATTATAGAATTCGACAGAATAATTGCACTACAAgaccaaatgaaaaaaaaaatcaaatttaattaaaaacaatcaTTACATAGAGGAATAAAAATATCAattgtttgataaaaaaaatttcaataaaaagcaaagatatattattatgtgcaaaataatttaataaaaaaaagaaaaagacaaaagacTAGAAGAGGCACTCATGATGAGCTATAAGAACTTATGATGAGTTATAAATAAACTGTTTAATGGCTTGGCGATGGAAGCAGAGAATGGAAGATAAACTCTATTTTGGGCAGACAACTGGGTGCAAGGTGGTCCTCTGAAATTGACTTTTTCAAGACTCTTTTTTATTTCAAACCAACAAGGATCTGTGATAGGGGACTGTGAGTTCTGGGATGAGATAGAATAGATTTGGAATTTTCAGTGGAGGAGAgagttgttccaatgggagttggaattgGTTCATCAACTTCATAAGAGATTAAGGTCGGTGAAACTATCAGCTGGTAGAGAGGATAATATTGTGTGGAAATTtgataataaagatattttttctactaactcttttaTGCAGGTGCTGCAATCAGAGACTCTTTCGGAAGAGATTACGAGCTACAATTTCACTAGTTCAATTTGGGGAGGATTGGTACCTCCCAAGATTAAGCTTTTTGGTTAGTTTGTTCTAATTGGTAGGGTGAATACTAAAGAACGGTTGAGCAGATTAGGCGTTATTCATCAGCATGATAATCTTTGTGTCTTGTGTAAAAAGGAGATGGAAGTTGCACACCATTTGTTTCTATCGTGTGACTTTACGTGGCAGGTATGGTGCGCTTGGTTCAGATATTTAGATATACCGTGGGCTGTTCCAAGAACCATGAGAGGGCAGTTTGAGAGTTGGACTTGCATGCATAATAGTAGAGAGGAACAGAAGATGTTGCTGGCTGGATTCTTTGCAGTGATCTGGAATATCTGGTTGGAACGAAATACCATAATTTTTAGCAACAGAGAAGCAGGTGTTGAGGACATTTAAGGATGGATGTTTTTGAGCTACAATGAGTGGACTGGTTCTAATccttttggttgttgatggcaacgCCGGAGATGACAAGGGATTGatcctttttgttcttttttctatttatattttttactgCTCCACTTTAGTGTGTTGAGcttctttgtttcaaaaaaaaaataaacaaataaaacacTATATAATATTCCAGAGATATAGGAACTTAGTTATTAAAACGATATGATATAAAatcatgtaatttttttttataaatctcaatataattaattattaattggcAACAAATTTGATCATTAATATAGAATTCTTTTTACTTAACGTTGAAAAGATGGGCGTGTGAAGACTAACATCAAAACGTACTACAGCAATATATTTAATACCAAAATGTTATGCATTTtagaattatatttttaataatacgCAGCATCTAAGTTATACTAGTTaggcttttttatataaataaacatTGGAAACACTTTAATTCCTGGAATACGCATGCTTTGAAATTTTTTCTTAAATACGCATGCTCATATCAAGACCGTCGGCCACAAAATGGAGATGCCTACCATCTCACAACCGGCGCCCGCGAAATGGAGGGGACAGGTGCAGGGTCTGCGAATTCGTGGCTGCCACCAAGGAGATGAGGCACTTCCTGGACGGCGCACACGAAATGGAGCATCTCTAGCTCACCGGCCACGAAATGGGCCATTTAGTTGGCGGCGACCACGAATTGGGATCTTCATTTCTGGCGGGCACGAGTTGGGTGGTCAAAGCGGCAGCAGCAAGAAGCTCACATGCATTGGCGTGTTGGGTGGCAGGGGTGTATTAGAAATGGAGCCAAGAGTGTTATAAAAGGGGGGTGGGGAGAGCCTTCATGCGCGGTGAAATTGGAATAGGGATAGAAAAATAAAGTTGTGAGAGTGGTAAATGAAAGCTGATAGGGGGTGAGTTTGTGGTGGtgagttttaaaaaaaattaacttaataTGAGTGGGGGAGGGGTGAACGTGGAGGAGAACTTGAACCGGTTGGACGAACTTCACATAGCGGCACATTTATTCCATAAGGTTAGTTTACGTCATTAATCGAATTGCTGTTGTTAGGGATTGTTATAACTAATTTCTtcgatatttaaaaattttatatagtATTCGTAACTGTTGTCTTTCTTGGCTTCTTATGTTGTAGCTCACACATGTTCTTACTCCTCATGGCACGCTGGTTGATGTTTTCATGTTAGAGGCTGAGGATCCAACCATGGAAATTAGGCGGGAGAGGTTTGAGCCTTATTTGAGACGCACCGGATTTTATCATGCCTCGCTGATCAAGCGCTTCGAGTACGACAATCCACTTATTAGTGCCTTTGTCGAACAATGGCGACCGGAGACTCATACTTTTCATCTCCCTTGGGGTGAGTGTACCATAACCCTGGAAGATGTAGCCATGCAGTTAGGTCTACCTGTTGATGGTCATCCTGTTAGCGGTACGTTAAGGTCATGGAGTAAGTTTCACCAAAGAGATATTTGGGAATGGTGTCATGAACTTCTAGGTGAGGTTCTTGCCGGCCACGTAGGGACAACGAAGTACAACATCAAGTTGAAGTGGCTCAGAACTCGTCTTCAACAGATGCCGCTTGACTTAGATGATAATGGCCTCATGCAGTATGCACGATGTTACATACTTTACCTGTTGGGAGGCGTGCTTCTTCCAGACAAGGCCAACAACACATTCCATGTTCGATATCTGCCTTTATTGGCTGAGTATGATGCCATAGGTACCTACAGTTGGGGTAGTACCGTCCTCTGTTGGTTATATCGTGTTATGTGCCTAGCAACAGATTATAGTGTTGAGGGTATGGCTGGGTGTCACACGTTGCTCATATCGTGAATATACTACAGATTACCGTTCTGGGCCCCGAATGTCACGACACCGTACAGTTTTCCTTTAGCCACGAGGTATTTTATCGGTCTCCACACTTTGTGACTTTTATCAATTATCCTTTCATGTCGGAAATAGATTTTTTTATTAAGTTTGTCATTGTCAAACAGGTGGGCAGGGAAAAAAGGACAAAATGACTATGCTGAGCAGCGCTTACTTAGGCACCGTTTGCGGTTGGATAATCTGCAGGTCGACGAGGTTGGTGCCCGTAGTTATTAATATGTATTCAATAACACCTTATATGGCTGTTGTGACGGGGTTCCTTTTCTTTGCAGTTTGTTTGGCAACCGTACTTGGAGCCCTGGATTCTGTCTAGAGTTCCTGCCGAATTCCTCGGCCACCCGCATGGAGATTTCTATACCGCCGTTGTGCCTCTAATATTTTTCAGGTGGATTGAGATCCTAAATGTTGATCGGGTGTTGCAACAGTTTGGGAGAAAGCAAGGACCTCCAAACCCTCCGCTTAATATAGATACCTTCCATCGACAATCGGCTCGTAATGATGACGGATGGTGGCCGGTTCGACTATCCGAGTGGTTTGAGGTATGGGCCAACCGGCGCACGGATGCATACCGGCTGCGGATTGATCGTGCAGATACATTGCGTTCCAGCCAGGATTACTATAGGTGGTACTCTCAGAGAACAAGGAGGTTTCTGTCCACCCCCGATGCATTGCATGACCCGAGACCATCCAGCGACATTGATCCCCGAACTGCTTGCATCGACATACATACCTACTTTGGTCTGACTCTACCACCTTATATTCTGCACTCCTACGAATGTTGTAGTTTTTTACTGCTAGCATCGCTGTTTCCCGATTAGGAAATTTCAACCCAATCTCGAGCTCCATCTCTCCT carries:
- the LOC107640094 gene encoding protein MAIN-LIKE 1-like, whose amino-acid sequence is MSGGGVNVEENLNRLDELHIAAHLFHKLTHVLTPHGTLVDVFMLEAEDPTMEIRRERFEPYLRRTGFYHASLIKRFEYDNPLISAFVEQWRPETHTFHLPWGECTITLEDVAMQLGLPVDGHPVSGTLRSWSKFHQRDIWEWCHELLGEVLAGHVGTTKYNIKLKWLRTRLQQMPLDLDDNGLMQYARCYILYLLGGVLLPDKANNTFHVRYLPLLAEYDAIGTYSWGSTVLCWLYRVMCLATDYSVEGMAGCHTLLIS